From Antricoccus suffuscus:
GGCTGGTATCCGGCGAGTACAGGTAGCCCGGCGTGTCAGCAGCCCCGGCGGCCGGCTCACGCTGGCTCGGACGGCGCGCCTGTCCCTCACGCAGCAGGCTCTTACCGCCGCATGGATCCCACAGCACCAGGGCATCGAGGTCGATCAGCCCGCGTTGTGTAGCGGCCGTGACCAGTGACGCACCAAAGCGCATTCCCACAGCCGCGACCTTGCTTACGCCGATTTCTCGGAGTGACTCATGTGCCGTCTGAACGCTGCCTATCCATGCCTCCACCCGTCCGGGGTCGGTCCAACTGCCCATCGAGTCGCCCGTGCCGTGGTAGTCGAATCTCAAGGAAGCAATGCCCTGAGTCGCGAGGGCATAGGCCAATTCCCGAAAGGTCTCATGGGCGTTATGTTCTTCTTCGCCGACCGATGCGCAAAGCAACACGCCCAAAGACGCCTCTTCGGTGTCTGGCACGCAAAGCCACCCGAACAGGGCACGATCAGGTGGTCCGAACCATCCTGGGCTATCCACACCTCACTCCAACGGCCGCAGCGAATCGCCTGACATCGGCTTGCGGGCCACTACGTGAAACCACGGCGTGGATGTCTCGGCATGATCAATCTCCATCGTCTCACCCTCACGAGTAACCGCGCGGACAAAATCGAAACCGTTATCGACGACTTCGCGACGAGCTTCGATCGCTGTCACATAGTGCACGACCAGGTCCCACTCATGTGTCGGCATCGTGTCGATCGCCCAACTCCCGTGATCCTCAAACTTCGGTCGTAGTCGACGGACATTCGCAAAACCACGTAGATGTTCGATCGGCCGTTGCGCTAGCCGCGCAACAAAACGCGCCGCCTGGTACGGTCCCGGCCGATGTCCATCCTTGCCGACGGGCCCAGGTCCACACTTGTAGAAATTCCCGCTCCGGTTGAGTGTCGAGTAAACCAGCAAGCCACCGGGCAGGAGCACGCGAAAGAATTCACGCAACGCCTGATTACGACCATCGTGATCCAGGGAGTCGAGGCCCGCGTGGCTAAAGAAGACCAACGCGAAGTGGTCATCCCGAAAATCAACCAGACTCCGGGCATCGGCAAGCTGGATCCGCTTGTTCGGCAGATTCCGATGGGCCAACTCCACCATCTCCGGGGTGTAGTCGACCGCCACGTAGTCCCCGCTCAGCAGACCAACGAGCCA
This genomic window contains:
- a CDS encoding class I SAM-dependent methyltransferase → MTNDPTLPRAIARDVNSSVWTRDSAVYAKLDSWTDPGERLVVHSIADEVRGRPLLDVGVGAGRSAWLVGLLSGDYVAVDYTPEMVELAHRNLPNKRIQLADARSLVDFRDDHFALVFFSHAGLDSLDHDGRNQALREFFRVLLPGGLLVYSTLNRSGNFYKCGPGPVGKDGHRPGPYQAARFVARLAQRPIEHLRGFANVRRLRPKFEDHGSWAIDTMPTHEWDLVVHYVTAIEARREVVDNGFDFVRAVTREGETMEIDHAETSTPWFHVVARKPMSGDSLRPLE